The Denticeps clupeoides chromosome 5, fDenClu1.1, whole genome shotgun sequence genome includes a region encoding these proteins:
- the slc25a12 gene encoding calcium-binding mitochondrial carrier protein Aralar1 isoform X1 gives MAVKVQSTKRADPNELKLIFQKHASVVDKDGERFMTPADFVQRFLGLHTQIHHNPKTVQLIAGVADTTKDGLISFQEFLAFESALCVPDALFIVAFQLFDKTGTGEISFENVRDIFSQTTVHQHIPFNWDCEFVHLHFGHDRKKCLSYLEFTQFLQELQLEHARQAFAQKDKTKTGVISAMDFSDIMVTIRHHMLTPFVEENLVSAAGGGTSHMVSFSYFNAFNSLLNNMELIRKIYSTLAGSRKDTLLTKEEFIHAANKFGQITPMEIDILYQLSGLHSQTGRLNLADIERIAPLEEGALPYHLAEVQRQQGQSDQSRPVWLQAAESAYRFTLGSIAGATGATAVYPIDLVKTRMQNQRSSGSLVGELMYKNSFDCAKKVLRYEGFFGFYRGLVPQLIGVAPEKAIKLTVNDFVRDKFTTKDNTIPFAAEILAGGCAGGSQVIFTNPLEIVKIRLQVAGEITTGPRVSALSVVKDLGFFGLYKGAKACFLRDIPFSAIYFPVYAHTKAEMADEQGRLGPLQLLTAGAIAGIPAASLVTPADVIKTRLQVAARAGQTTYNGVIDCFRKILREEGFRALWKGAGARVCRSSPQFGVTLVTYELLQRWFYFDFGGHRPSGSGPMPKSRISELPPTSAEHIGGYRLAAATFAGVENKFGLHLPKFKSSGVVTIHPEPPKELKS, from the exons ATGGCGGTCAAG GTACAGTCGACTAAAAGGGCTGACCCAAATGAACTCAAGCTCATCTTTCAGAAG CATGCCAGCGTAGTTGATAAGGATGGTGAGAGGTTTATGACCCCGGCGGACTTTGTGCAGAGGTTTTTGGGACTCCACACTCAAATCCACCATAACCCCAAAACTGTGCAGCTCATTGCCGGAGTTGCAGACACCACTAAAGATGG ACTGATCTCATTCCAAGAGTTCCTGGCATTTGAGTCGGCACTTTGTGTTCCAGACGCCCTCTTCATAGTAGCCTTTCAGCTGTTCGACAAGACTGGAACTGGGGAGATTTCTTTTG AAAACGTGCGGGACATTTTTAGCCAGACGACTGTCCACCAGCACATTCCTTTCAACTGGGACTGTGAGTTCGTCCACCTGCACTTTGGCCATGACCGGAAAAAATGCCTCAGCTACCTGGAGTTTACGCAGTTCCTGCAG gAGCTGCAACTGGAACATGCACGACAGGCCTTTGCACAGAAGGACAAGACTAAGACTGGTGTCATCTCTGCCATGGACTTCAGTGACATCATGGTCACCATTAGACACCACATGCTCACTCCATTTGTGGAGGAGAACCTGGTCTCG GCTGCAGGGGGTGGCACCTCCCACATGGTCAGCTTCTCATACTTTAATGCCTTCAACTCTCTCCTGAACAACATGGAGCTCATCCGCAAAATCTACAGCACCCTGGCAGGCTCCCGCAAGGACACGCTTCTTACTAAAG AGGAGTTCATTCATGCTGCTAACAAGTTCGGCCAGATCACGCCAATGGAGATCGACATCCTGTACCAGCTGTCTGGCCTTCACTCCCAAACTGG GCGACTGAACCTAGCTGACATCGAGAGGATAGCACCGCTGGAGGAGGGTGCGCTGCCCTACCACCTGGCTGAAGTGCAGCGACAG CAGGGGCAGAGCGATCAGTCTCGACCAGTGTGGTTGCAGGCTGCTGAGTCAGCTTACCGCTTCACCCTTGGCTCCATTGCCGGAG ccACTGGTGCCACAGCGGTGTACCCTATTGACCTGGTGAAGACGCGAATGCAGAACCAGCGCTCCAGTGGCTCTTTGGTGGGCGAGCTCATGTACAAAAACAGCTTTGACTGTGCCAAGAAAGTGCTGCGGTACGAGGGCTTCTTCGGATTTTACAGAG GACTGGTGCCCCAGCTCATCGGTGTGGCTCCAGAAAAAGCCATTAAACTCACTGTGAACGATTTTGTGAGAGACAAGTTCACCACGAAAGACAACACCATCCCCTTCGCTGCTGAGATATTGGCTGGTGGTTGT GCTGGTGGCTCTCAGGTGATCTTCACCAATCCACTAGAGATAGTGAAGATCCGCCTCCAGGTTGCTGGTGAGATCACCACAGGGCCTCGTGTGAGTGCACTCAGCGTAGTGAAGGACCTTGGCTTCTTTGGTCTTTATAAG GGGGCCAAGGCCTGTTTTCTGCGAGATATTCCATTTTCGGCCATCTACTTCCCTGTGTATGCTCACACAAAGGCAGAGATGGCTGATGAACAAGGCAGACTGGGTCCCCTACAGCTACTTACAGCTGGGGCTATCGCAG GTATTCCTGCGGCCTCCTTGGTGACCCCTGCTGATGTCATCAAGACACGACTGCAGGTTGCGGCTCGTGCTGGTCAGACCACGTACAATGGTGTAATCGACTGCTTCCGCAAGATCCTGCGAGAAGAAGGGTTCAGAGCACTATGGAAAGGCGCAGGAG CTCGTGTGTGTCGTTCATCCCCTCAATTCGGTGTGACTCTGGTCACCTATGAGCTCCTGCAGAGGTGGTTCTACTTCGACTTTGGTGGACA TCGCCCTTCAGGATCTGGGCCAATGCCCAAATCGCGCATTTCAGAGCTGCCTCCCACAAGTGCAGAGCACATCGGGGGCTATCGACTTGCTGCTGCTACGTTTGCCGGTGTAGAGAACAAATTTGGTCTCCACCTCCCCAAGTTCAAGTCTTCTGGTGTCGTGACTATTCACCCTGAGCCACCAAAGGAACTTAAGTCTTAG
- the slc25a12 gene encoding calcium-binding mitochondrial carrier protein Aralar1 isoform X2 codes for MTPADFVQRFLGLHTQIHHNPKTVQLIAGVADTTKDGLISFQEFLAFESALCVPDALFIVAFQLFDKTGTGEISFENVRDIFSQTTVHQHIPFNWDCEFVHLHFGHDRKKCLSYLEFTQFLQELQLEHARQAFAQKDKTKTGVISAMDFSDIMVTIRHHMLTPFVEENLVSAAGGGTSHMVSFSYFNAFNSLLNNMELIRKIYSTLAGSRKDTLLTKEEFIHAANKFGQITPMEIDILYQLSGLHSQTGRLNLADIERIAPLEEGALPYHLAEVQRQQGQSDQSRPVWLQAAESAYRFTLGSIAGATGATAVYPIDLVKTRMQNQRSSGSLVGELMYKNSFDCAKKVLRYEGFFGFYRGLVPQLIGVAPEKAIKLTVNDFVRDKFTTKDNTIPFAAEILAGGCAGGSQVIFTNPLEIVKIRLQVAGEITTGPRVSALSVVKDLGFFGLYKGAKACFLRDIPFSAIYFPVYAHTKAEMADEQGRLGPLQLLTAGAIAGIPAASLVTPADVIKTRLQVAARAGQTTYNGVIDCFRKILREEGFRALWKGAGARVCRSSPQFGVTLVTYELLQRWFYFDFGGHRPSGSGPMPKSRISELPPTSAEHIGGYRLAAATFAGVENKFGLHLPKFKSSGVVTIHPEPPKELKS; via the exons ATGACCCCGGCGGACTTTGTGCAGAGGTTTTTGGGACTCCACACTCAAATCCACCATAACCCCAAAACTGTGCAGCTCATTGCCGGAGTTGCAGACACCACTAAAGATGG ACTGATCTCATTCCAAGAGTTCCTGGCATTTGAGTCGGCACTTTGTGTTCCAGACGCCCTCTTCATAGTAGCCTTTCAGCTGTTCGACAAGACTGGAACTGGGGAGATTTCTTTTG AAAACGTGCGGGACATTTTTAGCCAGACGACTGTCCACCAGCACATTCCTTTCAACTGGGACTGTGAGTTCGTCCACCTGCACTTTGGCCATGACCGGAAAAAATGCCTCAGCTACCTGGAGTTTACGCAGTTCCTGCAG gAGCTGCAACTGGAACATGCACGACAGGCCTTTGCACAGAAGGACAAGACTAAGACTGGTGTCATCTCTGCCATGGACTTCAGTGACATCATGGTCACCATTAGACACCACATGCTCACTCCATTTGTGGAGGAGAACCTGGTCTCG GCTGCAGGGGGTGGCACCTCCCACATGGTCAGCTTCTCATACTTTAATGCCTTCAACTCTCTCCTGAACAACATGGAGCTCATCCGCAAAATCTACAGCACCCTGGCAGGCTCCCGCAAGGACACGCTTCTTACTAAAG AGGAGTTCATTCATGCTGCTAACAAGTTCGGCCAGATCACGCCAATGGAGATCGACATCCTGTACCAGCTGTCTGGCCTTCACTCCCAAACTGG GCGACTGAACCTAGCTGACATCGAGAGGATAGCACCGCTGGAGGAGGGTGCGCTGCCCTACCACCTGGCTGAAGTGCAGCGACAG CAGGGGCAGAGCGATCAGTCTCGACCAGTGTGGTTGCAGGCTGCTGAGTCAGCTTACCGCTTCACCCTTGGCTCCATTGCCGGAG ccACTGGTGCCACAGCGGTGTACCCTATTGACCTGGTGAAGACGCGAATGCAGAACCAGCGCTCCAGTGGCTCTTTGGTGGGCGAGCTCATGTACAAAAACAGCTTTGACTGTGCCAAGAAAGTGCTGCGGTACGAGGGCTTCTTCGGATTTTACAGAG GACTGGTGCCCCAGCTCATCGGTGTGGCTCCAGAAAAAGCCATTAAACTCACTGTGAACGATTTTGTGAGAGACAAGTTCACCACGAAAGACAACACCATCCCCTTCGCTGCTGAGATATTGGCTGGTGGTTGT GCTGGTGGCTCTCAGGTGATCTTCACCAATCCACTAGAGATAGTGAAGATCCGCCTCCAGGTTGCTGGTGAGATCACCACAGGGCCTCGTGTGAGTGCACTCAGCGTAGTGAAGGACCTTGGCTTCTTTGGTCTTTATAAG GGGGCCAAGGCCTGTTTTCTGCGAGATATTCCATTTTCGGCCATCTACTTCCCTGTGTATGCTCACACAAAGGCAGAGATGGCTGATGAACAAGGCAGACTGGGTCCCCTACAGCTACTTACAGCTGGGGCTATCGCAG GTATTCCTGCGGCCTCCTTGGTGACCCCTGCTGATGTCATCAAGACACGACTGCAGGTTGCGGCTCGTGCTGGTCAGACCACGTACAATGGTGTAATCGACTGCTTCCGCAAGATCCTGCGAGAAGAAGGGTTCAGAGCACTATGGAAAGGCGCAGGAG CTCGTGTGTGTCGTTCATCCCCTCAATTCGGTGTGACTCTGGTCACCTATGAGCTCCTGCAGAGGTGGTTCTACTTCGACTTTGGTGGACA TCGCCCTTCAGGATCTGGGCCAATGCCCAAATCGCGCATTTCAGAGCTGCCTCCCACAAGTGCAGAGCACATCGGGGGCTATCGACTTGCTGCTGCTACGTTTGCCGGTGTAGAGAACAAATTTGGTCTCCACCTCCCCAAGTTCAAGTCTTCTGGTGTCGTGACTATTCACCCTGAGCCACCAAAGGAACTTAAGTCTTAG